A window of the Halostagnicola kamekurae genome harbors these coding sequences:
- a CDS encoding IclR family transcriptional regulator produces MATTRTDGGNRVEAVVKTLDILEALWQADGAGVTELTERTGLAKSTVHAHLTTLCSKGYVVQKGNEYRLSLRFLSFGEHVKHAEPLYEASTEPIEALSERTGERVLCSTPQNGLGTVINVREGSRSFTSDIDVGTHTYLHNSAGGKAMLAHFSAERVDEIIDEWGLPVFTEKTITDRDALFDELATVREEGIAYNQGEYLHGVSAIAAPILDNDGTVYGAVTVTGPEHRLANEWEENNLDNELLSTANTIEVNVMFS; encoded by the coding sequence ATGGCAACGACACGCACGGACGGAGGAAATCGGGTCGAGGCAGTGGTCAAAACCCTCGATATCCTCGAGGCACTGTGGCAGGCCGATGGAGCCGGCGTAACGGAGCTTACAGAGCGGACCGGACTCGCGAAGAGTACGGTCCACGCCCACCTGACGACGCTGTGCTCGAAGGGGTACGTGGTCCAGAAAGGCAACGAGTACCGACTGAGCCTTCGATTCCTTTCCTTCGGCGAGCACGTCAAACACGCCGAACCACTGTACGAGGCGTCGACCGAGCCCATCGAGGCGCTGTCGGAGCGCACCGGAGAACGGGTGCTCTGTTCGACACCCCAGAACGGCCTCGGGACGGTCATCAACGTCAGGGAGGGCAGCCGCTCGTTCACGAGCGATATCGACGTCGGAACGCATACCTACCTTCACAACTCGGCCGGCGGGAAGGCCATGCTCGCGCACTTTTCAGCGGAGCGAGTCGACGAGATTATCGACGAGTGGGGACTCCCCGTCTTCACCGAGAAGACGATCACGGATCGAGACGCCCTCTTCGACGAACTCGCCACGGTTCGCGAGGAGGGAATCGCGTATAATCAGGGGGAGTATCTCCACGGGGTCAGTGCCATCGCCGCCCCGATTCTGGACAACGACGGGACCGTCTACGGCGCCGTCACCGTCACCGGGCCGGAACACCGACTCGCGAACGAGTGGGAGGAAAACAATCTCGACAACGAACTGTTATCCACGGCGAACACGATCGAAGTGAACGTGATGTTCTCGTAA
- a CDS encoding lysylphosphatidylglycerol synthase transmembrane domain-containing protein, whose protein sequence is MKTERLLEWRSILIGFVGAGLVLALMLWVVGIDGIVAQLRRAQPAVIAVLLGFIPLWLTAWGLCLHTVLRAMGTPISRVQSIVVFTAATFANQVTPFGQAGGEPISAFLISKTADTEYENGLAAIASVDTLHFFPSIGMGIVGIGLFALRGLDFDQNLLLASFTVVVLLTGFGLALTLGWRFRDRIEATVLSVIPPITRWIGRTVPRIETPTRADIEHRIDGFFASIDRIASNGRLLVLAGLFSCAGWLTLAICLWISLASIGVTVPFVAMLVVLPVASIAGIFPLPGGIGGVETAFIVLVVSTTGVATTAATAAVVIYRGATYWLPMLVGGGIAAVIVDNLYRRH, encoded by the coding sequence ATGAAAACTGAGAGGCTACTCGAGTGGCGGTCCATCCTCATCGGCTTCGTCGGTGCCGGACTCGTCCTCGCGTTGATGCTGTGGGTCGTCGGTATCGACGGGATCGTTGCACAACTCCGGCGAGCCCAGCCAGCCGTCATCGCCGTTTTGCTCGGTTTCATTCCGCTCTGGCTCACCGCCTGGGGACTCTGCCTGCACACCGTCTTGCGAGCGATGGGAACGCCGATTTCTCGAGTCCAGTCGATCGTCGTATTCACCGCTGCGACCTTCGCGAATCAGGTCACTCCCTTCGGACAGGCCGGCGGTGAACCCATCAGCGCGTTCTTGATCTCGAAGACCGCAGATACGGAGTACGAGAACGGACTGGCCGCGATCGCAAGCGTCGATACGCTGCACTTTTTCCCCTCGATCGGCATGGGGATAGTCGGTATCGGTCTGTTCGCCCTGCGTGGACTCGACTTCGATCAAAACCTCCTCCTCGCCAGTTTCACTGTCGTCGTGCTCCTGACCGGGTTCGGTCTCGCGCTCACGCTCGGATGGCGATTCCGCGATCGGATCGAGGCGACGGTCCTCTCCGTAATCCCGCCGATCACCCGCTGGATCGGTCGGACCGTCCCGCGTATTGAGACGCCGACTCGAGCGGACATCGAGCACCGCATAGACGGATTTTTCGCTTCTATCGACCGAATCGCCAGCAATGGGCGACTTCTCGTTCTGGCCGGACTGTTCTCGTGTGCCGGGTGGCTCACGCTGGCGATCTGTCTATGGATATCGCTGGCGTCGATCGGTGTTACCGTCCCCTTCGTGGCGATGCTCGTGGTGTTGCCAGTCGCCAGTATCGCCGGGATCTTCCCACTTCCGGGCGGTATCGGCGGCGTCGAGACGGCGTTTATCGTTCTGGTCGTCTCTACGACTGGCGTTGCGACGACGGCTGCGACGGCTGCCGTCGTCATCTATCGGGGAGCGACCTACTGGCTCCCAATGCTGGTTGGTGGCGGCATCGCCGCTGTTATCGTGGACAACCTGTATCGCCGTCATTGA
- a CDS encoding pyridoxamine 5'-phosphate oxidase family protein — protein sequence MQGLRWVQMTEEEVDEFLGRGGTGVVSFSTDPDEPPVSIPISYGYSADVNRFYYRLSFPRDSRKDELVEKPIAFVAHEKTDDGWQSVVATGRLSDIADAPYDSAEIQGMWSIQIPLVDIFERPPKETTFRYFSLEPDTMTGRKEVISDT from the coding sequence ATGCAAGGACTGCGCTGGGTTCAAATGACCGAGGAGGAAGTCGACGAGTTCCTCGGTCGAGGTGGAACGGGCGTCGTTTCGTTCTCGACGGATCCCGATGAGCCGCCAGTATCGATACCTATTTCGTACGGATACAGTGCGGACGTGAATCGCTTTTACTACCGCCTCTCGTTCCCGCGAGACAGCAGGAAAGACGAGCTCGTCGAAAAACCGATCGCGTTCGTTGCACACGAGAAGACTGACGACGGATGGCAAAGTGTCGTCGCCACCGGTCGGCTCTCGGACATCGCCGACGCACCGTACGACTCGGCCGAGATACAGGGAATGTGGTCGATTCAAATCCCGCTCGTCGACATCTTCGAACGGCCGCCGAAAGAAACGACGTTCCGGTATTTCAGCCTCGAGCCGGATACGATGACGGGGAGAAAAGAGGTGATTAGCGACACGTAA
- a CDS encoding acyl-CoA dehydrogenase family protein produces the protein MDFSEPSEAVQIKKALDEFIKQEVAPLETEYDEFLGADYEKHIVDEDHRQVPEYRNIVEQIRQKSVEAGFYGMTMPEEVGGGDVDILTRAIVGEHMSNRPPGFHSAIFGGAGGPTPILLACDERQREEYLEPLMDGEITTCFALTEPGHGSDAHHMDTRAEKSESRSDSERSGTAAEKDGDEWVINGQKVYITNAPYADFAMVFARTSGEDGDLGGITCFLVDEETPGYEIGTIHRAMGMTPGTHAEIHLDDCRVGEEQVLGEVDKGFQSAMDWIGGGRINIAAGAVGTAEYLLDLSVEYARDRETFGKPIGHRQGVSFQLAELATDIEQVRQLYRYAAWKMDNGERARKEESMAKLRGAKLANDAADIAMQVHGGAGFMKDLPIERNYRSARVFRIFEGTDEIQKRTIARELI, from the coding sequence ATGGACTTTAGCGAACCGTCCGAAGCGGTGCAAATCAAGAAGGCGCTCGACGAATTCATCAAGCAGGAGGTCGCGCCTCTCGAGACCGAGTACGACGAGTTCCTCGGTGCGGACTACGAGAAACACATCGTCGACGAGGATCATCGGCAGGTCCCCGAGTATCGAAATATCGTCGAGCAGATCCGCCAAAAATCCGTCGAGGCGGGCTTCTACGGCATGACGATGCCCGAGGAGGTCGGCGGCGGCGACGTCGATATCCTCACCCGCGCCATCGTCGGCGAACACATGTCCAACCGGCCGCCGGGCTTTCACAGCGCCATTTTCGGCGGCGCGGGCGGCCCGACGCCCATTCTGCTCGCCTGCGACGAGCGCCAGCGCGAGGAGTATCTCGAGCCGCTGATGGACGGCGAGATCACGACCTGCTTCGCGCTGACCGAGCCGGGCCACGGCAGCGACGCCCACCACATGGACACTCGCGCGGAGAAGAGCGAGTCGCGTAGCGACTCGGAACGAAGCGGCACCGCCGCGGAGAAAGACGGCGACGAGTGGGTCATCAACGGTCAGAAGGTCTACATCACGAACGCGCCCTACGCCGACTTCGCGATGGTCTTCGCTCGCACGAGCGGCGAAGACGGCGACCTCGGCGGGATCACGTGTTTCCTCGTCGACGAGGAGACGCCCGGGTACGAAATCGGGACGATCCACCGCGCGATGGGAATGACCCCCGGCACGCACGCCGAAATCCACCTCGACGATTGCCGCGTCGGCGAGGAGCAGGTGCTGGGCGAGGTCGACAAGGGGTTCCAGTCCGCGATGGACTGGATCGGCGGCGGCCGGATCAACATCGCCGCCGGCGCGGTCGGGACGGCCGAGTACCTGCTCGATCTGTCCGTCGAGTACGCCCGCGACCGGGAGACGTTCGGAAAGCCAATCGGCCACCGGCAGGGGGTGTCGTTCCAACTGGCCGAACTCGCGACCGACATCGAGCAGGTCCGCCAGCTCTACCGCTACGCCGCCTGGAAAATGGACAACGGCGAGCGCGCCCGCAAGGAGGAGTCGATGGCGAAGCTCCGCGGCGCGAAACTCGCCAACGACGCGGCCGACATCGCGATGCAGGTCCACGGCGGGGCCGGTTTCATGAAGGACTTGCCGATCGAGCGCAACTACCGCTCGGCGCGGGTCTTCCGCATCTTCGAGGGAACCGACGAGATCCAGAAGCGAACGATCGCCCGCGAACTCATCTGA
- a CDS encoding MFS transporter, giving the protein MSQEQVTVDADDSGPLGTFRQFFALERDVLVLSAAMFAFSLGFQMTSRYLPEYMAALGTSGFVIGLYGTVGNVISAVYPYPGGAVSDRIGSRYALTLFGLLSTLGFVVWLLAPSVGTIEIAGVTLEPWVWIFVGLLLAQAWKSFGLGATFAVVKQATDPSKLAAGFASTETFRRTAFFIGPVLAAVLIGLFAEFTVSFQYVLAVAAVFGAIGTVVQHVLYDASEDTIGDNFEGLGQIRSDLREMPDTLRPLLIGDTLVRFANGMVYVFFVLVITQVYEVGFETTLALGQFSYAIDLSPAAFFGYLLGVEMLVALVTMAPAAKLAERIGLKPVVALGFLVYGTFPIVLIAGPEVLAPAVGLQWAIILIFAFSGLRFAGLPSHKALIVGPAEQDASGRVTGAYYLLRNTIVIPSAALGGYLWDFVSPEIAFTIAAAVGVVGTGYFLIFGEEFDAYA; this is encoded by the coding sequence ATGAGCCAAGAGCAGGTCACCGTCGACGCGGATGATTCGGGCCCGCTAGGCACGTTCAGACAGTTCTTCGCCTTGGAACGGGACGTCTTGGTCCTCTCGGCGGCGATGTTCGCGTTCAGTCTGGGCTTTCAGATGACTAGCCGCTATCTTCCGGAGTACATGGCAGCACTCGGTACCAGCGGCTTCGTTATCGGTCTCTACGGGACGGTTGGAAACGTTATCTCGGCAGTGTATCCCTACCCCGGCGGCGCCGTCTCGGACCGCATCGGCTCTCGATACGCGCTCACACTGTTCGGCCTGCTCTCGACCCTCGGATTCGTCGTCTGGCTACTCGCTCCCTCCGTCGGCACGATCGAAATCGCGGGCGTGACGCTCGAGCCGTGGGTCTGGATTTTCGTCGGATTACTGCTCGCACAGGCGTGGAAGTCGTTCGGCCTCGGTGCGACGTTCGCCGTCGTCAAGCAAGCGACCGATCCGTCGAAACTGGCCGCAGGATTCGCGAGCACCGAAACGTTTCGTCGGACCGCCTTCTTTATCGGTCCCGTCCTCGCGGCCGTGCTGATCGGCCTCTTCGCCGAGTTCACGGTGAGCTTCCAGTACGTGCTCGCGGTCGCGGCCGTCTTCGGAGCTATCGGCACGGTCGTGCAGCACGTCCTCTACGACGCCAGTGAGGACACGATCGGTGACAACTTCGAAGGCCTCGGCCAGATTCGTTCTGATCTCCGCGAGATGCCGGACACGCTCCGGCCGCTGCTGATCGGGGACACACTCGTGCGGTTCGCCAACGGCATGGTCTACGTGTTCTTCGTGCTCGTCATCACGCAGGTCTACGAGGTCGGCTTCGAAACCACACTTGCGCTCGGCCAGTTCTCCTACGCGATCGACCTCTCTCCGGCGGCGTTCTTCGGCTACCTGCTGGGCGTCGAGATGCTCGTCGCGCTGGTGACGATGGCGCCGGCGGCAAAACTCGCCGAGCGAATCGGCCTCAAACCCGTCGTCGCCCTCGGATTTCTCGTCTACGGGACCTTCCCCATCGTCCTCATCGCCGGTCCCGAGGTGCTCGCCCCGGCGGTGGGGCTTCAGTGGGCGATAATCCTCATCTTCGCCTTTTCGGGCCTTCGGTTTGCGGGCCTGCCGTCCCACAAAGCGCTCATCGTCGGTCCCGCCGAGCAAGACGCCAGCGGTCGAGTCACCGGTGCATACTACCTTCTGCGGAATACGATCGTTATTCCGAGTGCGGCACTCGGAGGGTACCTCTGGGACTTCGTTAGCCCCGAAATCGCCTTCACTATTGCGGCGGCGGTCGGTGTCGTCGGGACGGGTTACTTCCTCATATTCGGCGAGGAGTTCGACGCCTACGCCTGA
- a CDS encoding permease — translation MEQREYAILAVIALATVALGALTTSEPLWAFFVESTRQFLTTTAAMAWITWWALVIGFAIAGGVEAWTSDEEVSDLLEGHGLREIGYGSLFGFVSSSCSYSAIATAKNLFKKGGSAAATLGAFMFASTNLVIEIGIVIYLLLGWQFLVADVVGGFMLIGLMVVGFVYLTPDEVIERARENVQDENDSTVTDPVCGMEIDPNEADYSTEHDGRTYYFCSASCKESFDPEEVNTTIREQATSLSGWKALADKQWSEWGMLWDEIAIGFIFAGLISGFIPESVWTSVFSGPTLGLPVYVFWTAALGAVIGVATFVCSVGNVPFAAVLYANGLPFGSVLSYIYADLIVPPIMDAYREYYGTEFAAILSGMIFLSAVLTGFVIHFIFLGAGVIPSASSVQIAEVSIEMNYKLVLNVLATIFFLFLYWLHRSESTIDEGDHSEHVHTAN, via the coding sequence ATGGAGCAAAGGGAATACGCGATCCTCGCGGTTATCGCGCTTGCGACGGTTGCGCTCGGCGCCCTCACGACATCGGAACCCTTGTGGGCGTTCTTCGTCGAGAGTACGCGCCAATTCCTGACCACGACCGCGGCAATGGCGTGGATCACGTGGTGGGCGCTCGTCATCGGATTCGCGATCGCCGGCGGCGTCGAGGCCTGGACGTCCGATGAGGAGGTCTCGGACCTATTGGAAGGCCACGGCCTCCGAGAAATCGGGTACGGGTCGCTGTTCGGGTTCGTCTCCTCGTCGTGTTCCTACAGCGCAATCGCCACGGCGAAGAACCTCTTCAAGAAAGGTGGGTCCGCTGCAGCGACGCTCGGCGCGTTCATGTTCGCATCGACGAACCTCGTCATCGAGATCGGCATCGTCATCTATCTCCTGTTGGGTTGGCAGTTCCTGGTCGCCGACGTCGTCGGCGGGTTCATGCTTATCGGTCTGATGGTGGTCGGCTTCGTGTATCTCACGCCCGACGAGGTCATTGAACGGGCCAGAGAGAATGTCCAAGACGAGAACGACTCGACGGTAACGGACCCCGTCTGTGGAATGGAGATCGACCCTAATGAGGCGGACTACTCCACCGAACACGACGGTCGGACGTACTACTTCTGCTCGGCGTCCTGCAAGGAGAGCTTCGACCCCGAGGAGGTAAACACCACTATCCGCGAGCAGGCGACATCCCTGTCGGGCTGGAAGGCGCTCGCCGACAAACAGTGGTCGGAGTGGGGAATGCTCTGGGACGAGATCGCCATCGGATTCATCTTCGCAGGTCTCATTTCGGGGTTCATCCCCGAAAGCGTCTGGACGAGTGTCTTCTCGGGCCCGACGCTCGGCTTGCCGGTGTACGTTTTCTGGACGGCAGCGCTTGGGGCGGTCATTGGCGTCGCCACGTTCGTTTGCTCGGTCGGGAACGTCCCGTTTGCCGCCGTCCTCTACGCGAACGGTCTTCCGTTCGGATCGGTGCTCTCCTACATCTACGCGGACCTCATCGTCCCACCGATCATGGACGCCTACCGCGAGTACTACGGTACCGAATTCGCGGCGATCCTCTCGGGAATGATCTTCCTCTCAGCCGTGCTCACGGGCTTCGTTATCCACTTCATCTTCCTCGGGGCGGGCGTCATCCCGTCTGCCTCGAGCGTCCAGATCGCGGAAGTGAGCATCGAGATGAACTACAAACTGGTTCTGAACGTGCTCGCGACGATCTTCTTCCTGTTCCTCTACTGGCTCCACCGCTCGGAGTCGACGATCGACGAGGGTGACCATAGCGAGCACGTCCACACCGCGAACTAA
- a CDS encoding cation:proton antiporter, which produces MTDVHVFLSVGIALVGSLLLGELFERAGEPVILGEIVVGIVLGTSVLGIVDPSGPFSLLAAIGSMLLLFDAGYEEIDLADLERGGGSVAVVALFGVGLPAAAGVVVGVIFGYSLAASGILAITMGVTSVGITARVFLDLDRLETRYGLHVVGAAVTAEIVGLVSFSLLLATVRAGGTIAQYGRIVGLVIAFFLGAILVQWLLIDRFSQLLARFEQTAADLIGIMGILFLFGYAADVAGLDVIVGGLVAGLLVGGQDRFRELEIREGISGIAYGVFVPLFFVNVGAQLDPAVFRQFDPLVVTVVVVGVLVKISGSYIGARLVNHPSNEALVVGVGMLPRAGVELVVITGALAAGIIDERLFSAGLGLVLVSVLATPPLLRRAAERVD; this is translated from the coding sequence GTGACGGACGTTCATGTCTTTCTCTCGGTCGGTATCGCGCTCGTCGGTTCGCTCCTGCTCGGCGAACTCTTCGAACGCGCGGGTGAGCCGGTCATCCTCGGAGAGATCGTCGTCGGGATCGTCCTCGGGACGTCCGTTCTGGGAATCGTCGATCCGTCGGGGCCGTTCTCCCTGCTCGCTGCGATCGGATCGATGCTGTTGCTGTTCGACGCGGGCTACGAGGAGATCGATCTCGCTGACCTCGAGCGAGGCGGTGGGTCCGTCGCTGTCGTTGCGCTGTTCGGTGTGGGACTTCCCGCGGCTGCTGGCGTTGTGGTCGGAGTCATCTTTGGCTACTCGCTCGCTGCGAGCGGTATCCTGGCGATCACGATGGGTGTCACGTCGGTCGGAATCACCGCACGGGTGTTTCTCGATCTCGACCGACTCGAGACCCGATACGGCCTCCATGTCGTCGGCGCCGCAGTCACCGCAGAAATAGTGGGTCTCGTTTCGTTTTCGCTGTTGCTCGCGACAGTCCGTGCAGGTGGAACAATCGCACAGTACGGGAGAATTGTCGGTCTCGTAATCGCGTTTTTCCTCGGTGCGATCCTCGTTCAGTGGCTGCTGATCGATCGGTTCTCGCAGCTACTCGCTCGCTTCGAGCAGACGGCTGCCGATTTGATCGGCATTATGGGCATTCTATTTCTTTTCGGTTACGCCGCCGACGTCGCGGGCCTCGACGTGATCGTCGGCGGGTTGGTAGCCGGGTTGCTCGTCGGCGGTCAGGATCGATTTCGGGAGTTGGAGATTCGAGAAGGAATATCCGGAATCGCATACGGCGTGTTCGTCCCCCTATTCTTCGTGAACGTCGGAGCGCAGTTGGATCCGGCCGTCTTCCGTCAGTTCGATCCCCTCGTGGTGACCGTCGTTGTCGTGGGAGTGCTGGTGAAGATTTCTGGGAGTTACATCGGCGCACGGCTCGTGAACCATCCGTCCAACGAAGCGTTGGTCGTCGGCGTCGGCATGCTTCCTCGTGCTGGCGTCGAGTTGGTCGTCATTACGGGTGCACTCGCCGCGGGGATCATCGACGAGCGGTTGTTCTCCGCGGGACTCGGTCTCGTCCTCGTTTCGGTGCTCGCGACGCCGCCGCTCCTTCGGAGGGCCGCGGAACGAGTCGACTGA
- a CDS encoding glycosyltransferase, with amino-acid sequence MTSLHRYLAAAGIAVLTAVALLGDFRVVEHVTSFFEIVFAHPFWFLDTVLDVRVWFAVAVVILAASLLLYLYGLFREDSDALVHAGRSVEAVVPVHDESDVMHRSVEHLVASTYEDLAITIICEPDDQPSLARAAELAAEHDRVEYIQNRRPGSKAGALNDAIDRSDADVIAMFDADQEPHPELIAHGMAALRDHDIARVRSLPRPTGRIESMAYYEYLLLFFLPQKLARTILGLGIVGTRSVLIERSVFDEVGLFDEETLTEDMDFTHRCHQANCSVRELLYYPCYEEAAHTLRDWWGQRVRWISGHVSVCHRHLSDWRNLRDRAFLSSLLSLVGTFAVGSLLSVTVPLLVLVALAHPGVVAMGLSGIYGITLTTRGIDNYTADTEGFDLAWLLVPVALTLFGLVVVQVVVSYVVGRETSWYQVEKHGR; translated from the coding sequence ATGACGTCCCTCCACCGATACCTCGCAGCCGCTGGTATCGCCGTTCTCACGGCGGTAGCGTTGCTTGGCGATTTCCGTGTCGTCGAGCACGTGACTTCGTTCTTCGAGATCGTGTTCGCACACCCGTTTTGGTTCCTCGACACCGTCCTCGACGTACGCGTGTGGTTCGCGGTCGCCGTCGTAATCCTCGCGGCCTCGTTGCTGTTGTATCTCTATGGGCTGTTCCGAGAGGATTCCGACGCGCTGGTCCATGCGGGCCGGTCCGTCGAGGCGGTGGTCCCCGTTCACGACGAATCCGACGTGATGCACCGGTCGGTAGAACATCTCGTGGCTTCGACCTACGAGGACCTCGCTATCACGATCATCTGCGAACCGGACGATCAGCCCTCTCTCGCTCGAGCCGCCGAGCTGGCCGCCGAACACGACCGAGTCGAGTACATTCAAAACCGTCGGCCGGGATCGAAGGCGGGCGCGCTCAACGACGCCATCGACCGCAGCGATGCCGACGTGATCGCGATGTTCGACGCCGATCAGGAACCGCACCCGGAGCTGATCGCCCACGGAATGGCCGCGTTACGAGATCATGACATCGCGCGGGTTCGGAGCCTCCCTCGACCGACGGGACGGATCGAATCGATGGCATACTACGAGTACCTGCTGCTCTTTTTCCTACCCCAGAAGCTCGCTCGGACTATCCTCGGACTCGGCATCGTCGGCACACGCAGTGTTCTGATAGAGCGCTCGGTCTTCGACGAGGTCGGCCTGTTCGACGAGGAGACGCTGACCGAAGATATGGACTTCACCCATCGGTGTCATCAGGCCAACTGCTCGGTTCGAGAGCTGTTGTACTATCCCTGTTACGAGGAGGCGGCACACACCCTGCGTGACTGGTGGGGCCAGCGAGTCCGCTGGATATCCGGCCACGTCTCCGTCTGTCATCGCCACCTCAGCGATTGGCGCAATCTCCGCGACCGCGCGTTTCTGAGTTCGCTCCTGTCACTCGTGGGGACGTTCGCCGTCGGCTCACTCCTCTCGGTGACCGTCCCGCTGCTCGTGCTCGTCGCCCTCGCTCACCCCGGAGTCGTCGCTATGGGGCTGTCCGGCATCTACGGAATCACGCTCACAACCCGTGGGATAGACAATTACACCGCCGACACCGAGGGATTCGATCTGGCGTGGCTGCTCGTCCCGGTGGCACTGACGCTGTTCGGGCTCGTCGTCGTACAGGTGGTCGTTAGCTATGTCGTCGGACGGGAGACCAGCTGGTACCAGGTGGAAAAACACGGTCGATGA
- a CDS encoding MBL fold metallo-hydrolase, whose product MGESTDRGASAASEVSRIDFDIEWPPKHAAAYLIEEPAPILIDAGDPRERAEATIREGLATRGYDPADIEAVVVTHPHTDHIGQIPLLREAGATVYAPRPVLEQLERDPADLAAGVRNIGLSAGYRGEAIEREIERATSSLERNRDLLASEGTIPFAFDESFTVSGREFEPIHTPGHQVHHAALATDLNGERVLFSGDALIEPFRSGAINVGIDYGAYEAVDDFHCTMDRLEGRAVDRVFPGHGPVFTDYASAIENTRSKLESLTGETLEAVTAVGPATPREITRNRAGEVRYPAQLLDTLGALGTLDDRDRVEFEERDGVRYYSFEKASP is encoded by the coding sequence ATGGGTGAATCGACGGATCGAGGCGCGAGCGCCGCGAGCGAGGTCTCCCGCATCGACTTCGACATCGAGTGGCCGCCGAAACACGCCGCTGCCTACCTCATAGAGGAGCCGGCGCCGATCCTGATCGACGCCGGAGACCCTCGAGAGCGCGCCGAAGCGACGATCCGCGAAGGGCTCGCGACGAGAGGATACGATCCCGCGGACATCGAAGCGGTCGTCGTCACCCACCCCCACACCGATCACATCGGACAGATACCGCTGTTACGCGAGGCCGGTGCCACGGTCTACGCTCCCCGCCCCGTCCTCGAGCAACTCGAGCGCGATCCGGCCGACCTCGCCGCTGGCGTCCGCAATATCGGTCTCTCGGCGGGCTACCGCGGCGAGGCCATCGAGCGCGAGATTGAGCGTGCGACGTCGTCGCTCGAGCGCAACCGCGACCTGCTCGCCTCCGAGGGAACGATTCCCTTCGCGTTCGACGAGTCGTTTACCGTCTCGGGTCGAGAGTTCGAGCCGATTCACACGCCCGGGCATCAGGTTCATCACGCCGCCCTGGCGACGGATTTGAACGGCGAGCGCGTCCTCTTTTCGGGAGACGCGCTCATCGAGCCGTTCCGATCGGGGGCGATCAACGTCGGTATCGACTACGGGGCCTACGAGGCCGTCGACGACTTCCACTGCACGATGGACCGCCTTGAGGGGCGCGCCGTGGATCGGGTCTTTCCCGGCCACGGCCCGGTCTTTACCGACTACGCGAGCGCCATCGAGAACACGCGCTCGAAACTCGAATCGCTCACGGGGGAGACCCTCGAGGCGGTGACGGCCGTCGGGCCGGCGACGCCCCGGGAGATCACCCGGAACCGCGCCGGCGAGGTCCGGTATCCGGCCCAGTTGCTAGACACGCTCGGGGCCCTAGGAACGCTCGACGATCGGGATAGAGTCGAGTTCGAGGAGCGCGACGGCGTCCGCTACTACTCGTTCGAGAAAGCCTCGCCGTAA
- a CDS encoding universal stress protein, with product MISRILVPMDGSEMAERALEYALENHPDADVTVLHSVGGPTMMMGQAVALALEDDLEEAAHERAEPIFERAREIAARRDRTCDTIVEIGHPVRPIVERSENYDTVVLGSHGKHSEGVTRQFLVGNVAKMVFQRAPVPVTFVR from the coding sequence ATGATTTCACGTATCCTCGTTCCCATGGACGGCTCCGAGATGGCTGAACGGGCGCTCGAGTACGCTCTCGAGAACCATCCAGATGCCGATGTTACCGTGCTCCATTCCGTTGGTGGTCCGACGATGATGATGGGGCAAGCGGTCGCGCTCGCACTCGAAGACGACCTCGAGGAAGCGGCTCACGAACGCGCCGAACCCATCTTCGAGCGAGCACGCGAGATCGCAGCACGACGAGACCGAACCTGCGATACGATCGTCGAAATCGGTCATCCCGTTCGACCGATCGTCGAACGGTCGGAGAACTACGATACGGTCGTACTCGGTAGCCACGGAAAGCACAGTGAGGGGGTAACCCGCCAGTTTCTCGTTGGAAACGTCGCGAAGATGGTATTCCAACGAGCACCGGTACCCGTTACGTTCGTCCGGTAG